CCGGTGATGCTGCTGATGGCGCTGCCGCAATTGATCGCGTTGCCGTTGGTGGCGGCGCTGTGCAACCTGCGCTGGGTCGATTGCCGCTGGGTGCTGGGGATTGGCCTTGGCATGTTGGTGCTGTGCTGCATCGGCAGTTCGCACCTGACTTCGGCGTGGATCCGCGACGATTTTTATGGCTGGTACCTGTTGCAGATTTTCGGCCAGCCGATGGCCGTGTTGCCACTGCTGATGTTGTCCACCGGCAGTATTCAACCCATCGAAGGGCCGTTCGCTTCGGCCTGGTTCAATACCGTCAAGGGCCTGGCCGCTGTGATCGCCACTGCGGTGCTGGATACATTGACCACCCAGCGCGGGCATTTCCATTCAACCATGTTGGTGGACCGCCTCGGCAATTCACCCCTGGCCGACACTGAGGCGCCAGACCTCGCCCACCGCTTGCACGAGCAGACCGTGGTGCTGACCTCTTCGGATCTTTACGTCGTCATGGCCGGTGTCGCGGTGGCGTTGATCCTGCTGATTTTCTGGATGCCCACGCGGATCTATCCGCCTCGCGCTCCGGCCTGACCACAAGGACTTTCCATGAAACGCAAAGACAAAATTGCCGTCTCCGTTATTGCTGTATTTGCCGTCGGCGTGCTGGTTTACCTGGTTGCGCCGGGGGTACTGGGCAGCAAGCGCCAGACCACCAACGACGCCTTCGTCGCCGCCGACTTCACCCTGGTGGCGCCGCGGGTGGCCGGCTTCATCAAGGAAGTGCTGGTAGAAGACAACCAGCGCGTCAAGGCCGGCCAACTGTTGGCGTTGATCGACGACCGCGACTTTCGCGCCGCCGCCCAGGCCGCCGATGCCGACACCTTGGTCGCCCAGGCCCAGTTGAAAAACGCCAGCGCGACCCTGGAGCGCCAGAGCTCGGTGATCGCCCAGGCCCAAGCCACCGTCGCGGCGGATCGCGCCGAAGTCGCCTTCGCCGAACACGAACTGAACCGCTACAACCACCTCGCTGGCGTCGGCGCAGGTACCGTGCAGAACGCCCAACAAGCCAAGACCCGTATCGACCAGGCCACCGCACGCCTGGCTAAATCCACCGCAGTGCTGGCCGCCGAACGCAAGCAGGTGGAAATCCTCACCGCCCAGCGTGACGCCGCCGAAGGTGGGCTCAAGCGCGCCCAGGCGGCGTTGGAAATGGCCAGTTATCAGCTGTCCTACACGCGCATTGTCGCGCCGGTCGATGGCATGGTCGGCGAGCGAGCGGTGCGGGTCGGCGCCTATGTGACGCCGGGCAGCAAGATCCTCGCGGTCGTGCCGCTGGCCGAGGCCTATGTGGTGGCCAACTTCCAGGAGACGCAACTGTCGCATATGCACGCGGGGCAAGCGGTGCAGGTCAGCGTCGACAGCCTTGACGGCGAACTGCTCAAAGGCCATCTGGAAAGCCTGGCGCCGGCCACGGGGGTGACCTTTGCCTCGGTCAAACCGGACAACGCCACCGGCAACTTCACCAAGGTGGTGCAGCGTATTCCGGTGAAGATCGTGCTTGAGCCGAACCAGCCATTGACCGAGCGCCTGCGCGTCGGTATGTCGGTGGAAGCCAGCGTCGATACGCGGCCGGTCGCGCAACAGCGCGAGGTGGCCCAGCAATGAAACACGTCGCCTGGCTCACCTTGAGCCTGATCAGCCTGAGTGCCTGCACGGTCGGCCCCGACTTCCAGCGGCCCGAGAGCCCGCAGATCAATCAGTGGAGCGAACCCCAGGGCCGACAAGCTGCCAGCCGTGCCGTCAGCGATCCCTTGCAGGAGCGCTGGTGGGACGTGTTCCACGACGCGCAGCTTTCCGCCCTGACACGCCGCGCCCTCAGCGATAACCTCGACTTGAAACTGGCCAGCAGCCGCCTGCAACAGAGCCGCGCCGTACGCCAGGTGACCACCGCCGAGCGTTACCCCAATGTCGATGCGGGTGGCGGCTACCAGCGCAAACGTAACAGTGGCAAAGGCTTGAACGACCCTTCGGGCGAGAACGGCCGCGCGGCCTTCAACCAATGGGACATGGGCTTCTCGGCCTCTTGGGAGCTGGATTTCTGGGGCCGGGTCAAGCGTGAAACCGAAGCAGCCGACGCCACGCTGGAAGTCGCCGAAAACGACCGTCGTGCCGTGCTGTTGTCGGTGTTGGCCGAGACCGCCCAGGACTATATCCAACTGCGCGGCGTGCAGAACACCCGTGCCGTCACCGAGCAAAACCTCGACGTCGCCCGCCACAGCCTCAAGCTCTCGCAACTGCGTCTGGCCGATGGTGTTGCGACCGACCTGGACGTGGCCGAAGCCGCTGCCCAGGTCGCGGCCATCGAAGCGCGTCTGCCGGATTTGCAACAGCGCCAGGACCAACTGATCAACGCCCTCAGCCTGCTGATGGGCGAGCCACCCCAGGCCCTGCACACGCAGCTGTCCAAGGATGCACCCGTGCCGCAAACCCAGCGCCAGGTCGCGATCGGCCTGCCTTCGGAGTTGGCTGAACGGCGCCCAGACATCCGCCAGGCACAAGCGCGCCTGCACGCCGCCACCGCCAGCATTGGCGTCGCCAAGGGCGATTTTTACCCGCGTATCACTCTGTCCGGCAGCCTCGGTTCCCAATCCATGCAACTCTCGGATTTCGGCTCCTGGGGTTCCCGCGCCTTTGCCTTCGGCCCGCAGTTGAGCCTGCCGCTCTTCAACGGCGGGCGCCTGCAAGGCATGGTCGATTTGCGCGAAGCCCAACAACAGGAAGCCGCAGTGGCCTACCAGCAAACCGTACTGCGCGCCTGGCATGAAATCGACGATCAATTGTCCCGCTACAACGCCAGCCAACTGCGTCGCGACAGCTTGGCCGAAGCGGTGCGCCAGAATCAGATCGCGCTGACCACCGCGCAACATCAGTACGTCGAAGGTGTGGCGGATTTCGTCAACGTACTCACCGTGCAAAGCGCATTGCTGGCAACTCAAGAGCAGTGGGTGGAAAGCTCCACCGGCGTGTCATTGGCCATGGTCGGCTTGTACAAGGCGTTGGGAGGAGGGTGGGAGTCGGTGTATCCGTTGCAGACCGCCGGGCGCTGAGCGACAAAGAGTTTTTGTCAGCTGCCAAATAAGATGTAATGATAATTGCTCTCAATAACACTCTGAGCTTTTCATGGGCATCGCGACTGACGGCCAGCAACAGCTTCACATCTTGTACCGCGACCATCACGGCTGGCTGCAAGGCTGGTTGCGCAGGCGCCTGGGCGACCGCGAACACGCCGCCGATGTGGCGCAGGACACCTTCCTGCGCCTGTTGGTGTCCGGGCGTTTTCCGGGTGACAAGGAAAGCCGCAGTTACCTGGCACAAATCGCGCGCAACCTGGTGATCGATCAATGGCGGCGCCTGCGTATCGAGCGCGCCTACCTGGAAAGCATCGCGCACCTGCCCGAGCCCGAGTCGCCGTCCCTGGAAACCCGCGCACTGATCCTCGAAACCCTGATGCAGATCGACGCCATGCTCGACCACATGCCTGACAATGTGCGCCGCGCATTTTTGCTCGCGCAGTTCGAAGGCTTGAGTTATGCGCAGATCGCCGAGCGCCTGGGCGTCACCGTCAGCTCGGTACAGAAGTACATGACCCGCGCGATCGTCGCCTGTTACCAGGTGGTCTACGAAGAATGAATCACGATGCGCCCATCGCGCCGGCGATTGTCGAGCAAGCCAGCGAGTGGCTGATGCTGCAATGGGGCGGCGAACTGCAAGGGGAACAACGCCAGGCATTTGCCCAATGGCAGGCGGCCGATCCGGAACACCGCCGCGCCTGGCAGCGCTTGCAGCAGTTGCAACACACCCTTGGCGGCGTGCCCGCCGACAGCGCTCGCGCCGTGTTGCGCGACACCCCGGATACCCAGCGCCGCGCCGCGCTGAAGTTGCTCGGTTTGCTGTTGGTGGCCGGGGGCAGCAGTTATCTGGTCCAGCGCAGTGAACCCTGGCAGGCCGCCTTGGCCGAGCACCGCACGGCCACGGGCGAAATTCGCCACGTCACGTTGAGCGACGGCACGCTACTGGACCTCAACAGCGACAGCGCCGTGGACCTGCGTTTCAGCGCCACCGAACGGCGTATCCGCTTGATCCGTGGCGAAGTGCTGCTGACCAGCGGCCACGATCCCTCCCGCCCGTTGATCGTCGAAACGCCTGCCGGTGATGTGCAGGCCTTGGGCACACGCTTTGCCGTGCGCGAACTGCCCGACGCCAGCCGTGTCGACCTGTACGAAGGCCGCCTGCGGGTTACGCCGCTGCATGGCACGGCGATTCAAATGAATGCCGGTGACAGCCTGTGGTTCAACGCGCACCAAAGCGCTGGGCTGCCGGCGGTGGGCGCCAATGCCAGCAGTTGGACCGAGCATCGTCTGGTTGCCGAGCGCCAGCCGCTGGGCGAGTTCGTGGCGCAGTTGAGCCGCTATCGCCCGGGCCTGTTGCGCTGTGACCAAGCGGTATCGAACCTGCTGTTGACCGGCGTGTTCCCGCTCAACGATACCGACGCGATCCTTTCGGCCCTGGAGCGCTCCTTGCCGGTGCGGGTGCAGGCTGTGACGCGCTACTGGGTGACGATCAAGGCGCGTGCCTGAAAAAAATTCTGCCGACGCTTGTCGGTTTCTGCGCGTCGTGCGGGATACCTCTTGAAAGCCAATCAAGAAGCGTTCTCACGGGGAGTCCTGCAATGTCGCATCACCCAATCCAACCCTTGGCCCGCGCTCTGCGTCGTGGCCTGTTTGCCGGCGTGCTGGCGACGATGCCTGTACTGCCCAGCCTGGTCCAGGCTGCAGAAAGCACCGAAGCACTGCGCACCTATGACATTGCGGCGGGTAACCTCGACCAGGCGTTGAACCGTTTCGCCAGTGCCTCGGGCATCCTGCTGTCGGTCGATGCTGCGCTCACCGAAGGCAAGCACAGCGCCGGCTTGAAAGGGCGTTACGGCATAGGCTCAGGGTTGCAGCGCTTGTTGGCGGGCAGCGGTTTGGCGGCTGTGCAGTCCCAGGGGGGTTGGTCGTTGCAAGCCATCTCCGGCGACGGGGCGTTGCAATTGGGCGCGACGCAGATCAGTGGCCGACAGGAACAGGAAAACGCCTGGGGCCCGGTGGGCGGCATTGTCGCCAAGCGCAGCGCCTCCGGCAGCAAGACCGACTCGGCGCTGGTGGAAATCCCCCAGACGATCAACGTGATCACCGCAGCCGAGATCAAGGCCCGTGGCGCCCAGAGTGTCACTCAGGCGTTGCTTTACACACCCGGCATGAGTGCCGGCGGCTTTGCAGACCGGGTCAAGTTGTTCGATGAGCCGACTTCCCGGGGTTTCGCGCCCACGCCGCTGTATCTGGACGGCTTGCACTTGCCCTACGGCGGAGGCAGCACCGGGGGCGCGTTGCAGATCGAGCCGTATTCCCTGGAGCGCATCGAAGTGCTCAAGGGCCCGGCGTCTGTGCTTTACGGCCAGAACCAGCCGGGCGGCATCGTCAATATGGTCAGCAAGCGCCCCAGCGAAACCCCGATACACCAAGTGGTGCTGGAGGCTGGCACCTACGAACACAAAAGCGCGGCCATCGACCTGAGCGGCCCGCTGGACGAGGAGGGGCAGTTGCTCTACCGCCTGACCGGGCTGGCCAACGACGCGCAAGACGAAATCAACTACGTCGAAAACAAGCGCCAGTTCATCGCCCCCAGCCTCACCTGGCGGCCCAACGACGACACCAGCCTGACCCTGTTCGCCCAGTACCAGAAAGACAAAGGCGTGCCCGAAGCCCAAGGCTTGCCGGCGTCTGGCACGCTGTGGGACAACCCCAACGGCAAGATCAAGCGCGATGTGTTTATCGGCGAGCCGGGCGTCAACCAATACAACCGCGAGCAATACGTGTTGGGCTACGAGCTTTCCCATCGCCTCAACGACGTCTGGACCCTCAAGCAAAACGCGCGCTACGCCGAGGTCGACGACCGCTACACCGCGCCGTTGCACGGCTACCGCTTTGTCGCCAACCCAAACACTGGGGTGCAGGACCAACGCTATCTGCAGCGCTTCGGCGTGGACTGGTCGCAGACCAATAAAGTGTTCGGCGTGGACAGCATCGCCCAGGCTGAATTCGACACGGGCGCGTTGTCCCATACCTTCATCGCTGGCCTGGACTACTACCATTCCAACTCGCAGTTTCATGGCTTGTATGACCGTAACCCACCGGTTATCGACCTGTTCAAGCCGGTGTACGGCCAGCGCCTGAATTTCGGCCAACCGTACCGCTGGGACCGCACGATCACCCAGACCGGCCTGTATCTGCAGGACCAGATCAAGCTGGATAAATGGGTGCTGGTACTCGGTGGCCGCTACGACTGGGCCAATGTGGTGAACAAAGAACCGATCCAGGACACGCGCTTCGCCAGTAAAGACCAGGCCTTCACTGGCCGTGCTGGCCTGGTGTATCTGTTCGATAACGGCATATCGCCCTTCGTCAGCTATTCAGAGTCCTTCTTGCCGCTGGCCGGCACCGATGCGAATCGAAAACCGTTTGAGCCGTCCACCGGCAAACAATACGAAGTGGGCGTGAAGTACCAGCCACCTGGCCAAAAGAGTTTTATCCAAGCCTCTGTTTACCAACTGGACCAGGACAATGTGCTGACCACCAACCCGGTAGACACCACCTTCAGTACCCAAAGCGGTGCGATGCGCTCGCGGGGTGTTGAACTGGAAGCCAAGGCCGTCTTGAGTGACGCCTGGGAAGTGGTTGCCTCGGCGTCGCGCAATGACATCAAGTACACCAAGGACAACGACGGCCGCCAAGGTCGCCACCCGGCCGGCATTTCCCCGCTCACCGCCTCGATGTGGGTCAACTACACCGTGTTGGGTGACACACCGCTGGCTGGCCTGGGTGCGGGCCTCGGCGTGCGCTATGCCCGTCAAAGCCTGGGCGACTACTACGAGGGTGCCTTCAACGTACCGTCCTACAGCGTCTACGATGCGAGCCTGAGCTACGACCTGGGCGCCTCGCCGCTCAAGCTCAAAGGCGTGAAACTGGCGATGAACGTGCAGAACCTCACCAACAAGACCTACGTCTCGCAGTGCACCAGTGATCTGGATTGCTACTACGGGGAAG
This genomic stretch from Pseudomonas synxantha BG33R harbors:
- a CDS encoding HlyD family secretion protein produces the protein MKRKDKIAVSVIAVFAVGVLVYLVAPGVLGSKRQTTNDAFVAADFTLVAPRVAGFIKEVLVEDNQRVKAGQLLALIDDRDFRAAAQAADADTLVAQAQLKNASATLERQSSVIAQAQATVAADRAEVAFAEHELNRYNHLAGVGAGTVQNAQQAKTRIDQATARLAKSTAVLAAERKQVEILTAQRDAAEGGLKRAQAALEMASYQLSYTRIVAPVDGMVGERAVRVGAYVTPGSKILAVVPLAEAYVVANFQETQLSHMHAGQAVQVSVDSLDGELLKGHLESLAPATGVTFASVKPDNATGNFTKVVQRIPVKIVLEPNQPLTERLRVGMSVEASVDTRPVAQQREVAQQ
- a CDS encoding efflux transporter outer membrane subunit, giving the protein MKHVAWLTLSLISLSACTVGPDFQRPESPQINQWSEPQGRQAASRAVSDPLQERWWDVFHDAQLSALTRRALSDNLDLKLASSRLQQSRAVRQVTTAERYPNVDAGGGYQRKRNSGKGLNDPSGENGRAAFNQWDMGFSASWELDFWGRVKRETEAADATLEVAENDRRAVLLSVLAETAQDYIQLRGVQNTRAVTEQNLDVARHSLKLSQLRLADGVATDLDVAEAAAQVAAIEARLPDLQQRQDQLINALSLLMGEPPQALHTQLSKDAPVPQTQRQVAIGLPSELAERRPDIRQAQARLHAATASIGVAKGDFYPRITLSGSLGSQSMQLSDFGSWGSRAFAFGPQLSLPLFNGGRLQGMVDLREAQQQEAAVAYQQTVLRAWHEIDDQLSRYNASQLRRDSLAEAVRQNQIALTTAQHQYVEGVADFVNVLTVQSALLATQEQWVESSTGVSLAMVGLYKALGGGWESVYPLQTAGR
- a CDS encoding sigma-70 family RNA polymerase sigma factor; this translates as MGIATDGQQQLHILYRDHHGWLQGWLRRRLGDREHAADVAQDTFLRLLVSGRFPGDKESRSYLAQIARNLVIDQWRRLRIERAYLESIAHLPEPESPSLETRALILETLMQIDAMLDHMPDNVRRAFLLAQFEGLSYAQIAERLGVTVSSVQKYMTRAIVACYQVVYEE
- a CDS encoding FecR domain-containing protein, which codes for MNHDAPIAPAIVEQASEWLMLQWGGELQGEQRQAFAQWQAADPEHRRAWQRLQQLQHTLGGVPADSARAVLRDTPDTQRRAALKLLGLLLVAGGSSYLVQRSEPWQAALAEHRTATGEIRHVTLSDGTLLDLNSDSAVDLRFSATERRIRLIRGEVLLTSGHDPSRPLIVETPAGDVQALGTRFAVRELPDASRVDLYEGRLRVTPLHGTAIQMNAGDSLWFNAHQSAGLPAVGANASSWTEHRLVAERQPLGEFVAQLSRYRPGLLRCDQAVSNLLLTGVFPLNDTDAILSALERSLPVRVQAVTRYWVTIKARA
- a CDS encoding TonB-dependent siderophore receptor, with the protein product MSHHPIQPLARALRRGLFAGVLATMPVLPSLVQAAESTEALRTYDIAAGNLDQALNRFASASGILLSVDAALTEGKHSAGLKGRYGIGSGLQRLLAGSGLAAVQSQGGWSLQAISGDGALQLGATQISGRQEQENAWGPVGGIVAKRSASGSKTDSALVEIPQTINVITAAEIKARGAQSVTQALLYTPGMSAGGFADRVKLFDEPTSRGFAPTPLYLDGLHLPYGGGSTGGALQIEPYSLERIEVLKGPASVLYGQNQPGGIVNMVSKRPSETPIHQVVLEAGTYEHKSAAIDLSGPLDEEGQLLYRLTGLANDAQDEINYVENKRQFIAPSLTWRPNDDTSLTLFAQYQKDKGVPEAQGLPASGTLWDNPNGKIKRDVFIGEPGVNQYNREQYVLGYELSHRLNDVWTLKQNARYAEVDDRYTAPLHGYRFVANPNTGVQDQRYLQRFGVDWSQTNKVFGVDSIAQAEFDTGALSHTFIAGLDYYHSNSQFHGLYDRNPPVIDLFKPVYGQRLNFGQPYRWDRTITQTGLYLQDQIKLDKWVLVLGGRYDWANVVNKEPIQDTRFASKDQAFTGRAGLVYLFDNGISPFVSYSESFLPLAGTDANRKPFEPSTGKQYEVGVKYQPPGQKSFIQASVYQLDQDNVLTTNPVDTTFSTQSGAMRSRGVELEAKAVLSDAWEVVASASRNDIKYTKDNDGRQGRHPAGISPLTASMWVNYTVLGDTPLAGLGAGLGVRYARQSLGDYYEGAFNVPSYSVYDASLSYDLGASPLKLKGVKLAMNVQNLTNKTYVSQCTSDLDCYYGEGRTVVSSLTYDW